Proteins encoded in a region of the Thermococcus stetteri genome:
- a CDS encoding PadR family transcriptional regulator: protein MIRRIILGFMGIHVLHHASKGEVTGSIMMEELKRHGYNVSPGTIYPLLHRMEEMGLLKSKWEVKNRKRVRLYRATSKGEELLEEARKKVWELCSELLEE from the coding sequence ATGATAAGGCGAATTATCCTCGGCTTCATGGGGATTCATGTACTTCACCATGCGAGCAAGGGGGAGGTAACTGGCTCAATTATGATGGAGGAGCTGAAAAGACACGGCTACAACGTGAGTCCTGGCACGATCTATCCTCTCCTCCACAGGATGGAGGAGATGGGTCTGCTAAAAAGTAAATGGGAAGTCAAAAACAGAAAGCGTGTTCGCCTTTACAGGGCGACGTCCAAAGGTGAGGAGCTCCTTGAAGAGGCTAGGAAGAAAGTCTGGGAGCTATGTTCAGAACTTCTGGAGGAGTGA
- a CDS encoding asparaginase yields MKILVLGTGGTIASARTEMGYKATLSADDILQLAGIKKEDGVKIETQDILNLDSTLIQPEDWVTIGRAVFEAFNEYDGIVITHGTDTLAYTSSALSFMIRNPPVPVVLTGSMLPITEPNSDAPRNLRTALTFAGKGFPGIYVAFMDKIMLGTRVSKVHSLGLNAFQSINYPDVAYVKGDEVLVRHRPRIGNGEPLFDPELDPNVVHIRLTPGLSPEVLRALSRTANGIVLEGYGAGGIPYRGRNLLRVVSETAREKPVVMTTQALYGGVDLTRYEVGRRALEAGVIPAGDMTKEATLTKLMWALGHTKDLEEIRRTMEWNIAGEIRGS; encoded by the coding sequence ATGAAAATTCTAGTTCTCGGGACGGGGGGCACGATAGCTAGTGCCAGGACGGAAATGGGCTACAAGGCCACCCTTAGCGCAGACGATATCCTCCAGCTGGCGGGGATTAAGAAAGAAGACGGGGTCAAGATAGAGACACAGGACATCTTGAACTTAGATAGCACCCTTATACAGCCCGAAGACTGGGTAACTATAGGGAGGGCAGTTTTCGAAGCCTTTAATGAATACGACGGCATAGTGATAACACACGGTACCGACACCCTCGCCTACACTTCCTCCGCACTGAGCTTCATGATAAGGAATCCACCGGTGCCGGTCGTCCTGACTGGTTCAATGCTCCCGATAACCGAACCGAACAGCGACGCACCAAGGAACCTCAGAACGGCACTCACCTTTGCAGGGAAGGGGTTTCCCGGGATATACGTAGCTTTCATGGACAAGATAATGCTCGGGACGCGCGTTTCTAAGGTTCACTCCCTTGGTCTCAACGCCTTTCAGAGCATCAACTATCCCGACGTGGCATACGTGAAGGGCGACGAAGTCCTAGTTAGACACAGGCCCAGAATTGGAAATGGCGAACCATTGTTTGATCCGGAGCTTGACCCGAACGTCGTCCACATAAGACTTACTCCGGGGCTTTCACCAGAGGTTCTCAGGGCACTCTCTAGAACCGCTAATGGAATCGTCCTCGAAGGTTACGGGGCCGGAGGAATTCCCTACAGGGGCAGAAACCTCCTAAGAGTAGTTTCTGAGACTGCCAGGGAAAAACCCGTTGTCATGACAACGCAGGCCCTTTACGGAGGGGTTGACCTCACGCGCTATGAGGTGGGGAGAAGGGCCCTTGAAGCCGGCGTGATTCCCGCGGGGGACATGACAAAGGAGGCGACTTTGACAAAGCTCATGTGGGCGCTGGGACATACCAAGGACTTAGAAGAAATTAGAAGAACTATGGAATGGAACATTGCGGGCGAGATCCGTGGGAGTTAA
- a CDS encoding DUF2240 family protein, which produces MDMHPLEEAIKIKSSAEFTRSELVGILSFRLRRMSPTEAKTAIEEWIEEGLLEEREGKLFAVVEKLEEKKEAGSLLGEIVTYIARSLEWSELEVIEGIKRMRERYGDLDEVILAYLFGMERGVDMSKFRDRLPEF; this is translated from the coding sequence ATGGATATGCACCCGCTCGAGGAGGCTATCAAGATTAAAAGCTCCGCCGAGTTCACGAGGAGTGAGCTAGTCGGCATTCTCAGCTTCAGACTCAGGAGAATGTCGCCTACTGAGGCCAAGACGGCCATCGAGGAGTGGATTGAGGAAGGGCTCTTGGAGGAAAGGGAGGGAAAGCTCTTTGCCGTCGTTGAAAAGCTGGAAGAGAAGAAAGAGGCGGGCTCTCTTCTTGGCGAGATAGTGACCTATATAGCCCGCTCCCTTGAATGGAGTGAGCTTGAGGTCATTGAGGGTATCAAAAGGATGCGCGAGCGCTACGGAGACCTTGACGAGGTTATTCTCGCCTATCTGTTTGGCATGGAGAGGGGAGTTGACATGTCGAAGTTCAGGGACAGGCTTCCCGAGTTCTGA
- a CDS encoding MFS transporter has translation MKNGDGDKTERKIFGISWNVFLLGIVSFLNDMSSEMISPIVPSYLTDVLGEGKLISGSIMGAIESMSSLFKVAFGYVSDRFRKRKTFVFIGYTLSTFAKGALAFTRSWWDFLTLRALDRVGKGIRTAPRDALIAESSERGKLGKSFGFHRMMDTLGAVTGPLVAIGLLKLLESLPVEKAYRYVFLLSAVPGLVSLIVIVLFVKDRGREVKKKITGISTLRDRSLQLFLAVVAVGALGRYSYAFTLWKAEELGYTVVQGMAFYALFNTIYALSAYPIGLYSDRFGKKRMITAGFAVAALASLAFAYAQGLATLIGAFVLYGLYIAIEDTVPRAYMADLSKDYEKGTIIGAYHTVFGLFVLPASVIAGYLWKTYSLTYSFLFSSAMNLLALVLMFFIRER, from the coding sequence ATGAAAAACGGAGATGGGGACAAAACGGAGCGAAAGATCTTCGGGATAAGTTGGAACGTCTTCCTGCTCGGAATAGTCAGCTTCCTTAACGACATGAGCAGCGAGATGATAAGCCCGATAGTGCCGAGCTATCTAACCGACGTCCTCGGGGAGGGCAAGCTCATCAGCGGCTCCATAATGGGTGCCATAGAGAGCATGAGCTCCCTCTTCAAGGTGGCGTTCGGTTACGTCAGCGACCGCTTTAGAAAGAGGAAGACATTCGTCTTTATAGGATATACACTCTCAACCTTCGCCAAGGGTGCTTTGGCATTTACCCGCTCATGGTGGGATTTTTTAACGCTCAGAGCGCTTGACAGAGTAGGCAAGGGAATAAGAACCGCACCAAGGGACGCTCTAATAGCTGAGTCAAGCGAGAGGGGCAAGCTAGGGAAGTCCTTCGGCTTCCACAGGATGATGGACACACTTGGGGCCGTTACGGGTCCGCTCGTCGCCATAGGGCTCCTCAAGCTCCTTGAAAGCCTGCCCGTTGAAAAGGCCTACCGCTATGTTTTCCTGCTGTCGGCAGTTCCAGGGCTGGTCTCGCTCATCGTCATTGTACTCTTCGTGAAAGACAGGGGCAGGGAAGTTAAGAAGAAGATAACCGGAATCTCAACGCTCAGGGACAGGAGCCTTCAGCTCTTCCTCGCGGTTGTCGCGGTGGGAGCGCTGGGAAGGTACAGCTATGCGTTCACACTCTGGAAGGCCGAGGAGCTTGGCTACACGGTCGTTCAGGGAATGGCCTTCTATGCGCTTTTCAACACAATCTACGCGCTCTCGGCATACCCAATAGGCCTCTACTCAGACAGGTTCGGAAAGAAGAGAATGATAACTGCTGGCTTTGCCGTTGCTGCCCTCGCTTCCCTGGCCTTCGCCTACGCCCAGGGACTAGCAACGTTGATAGGAGCATTCGTTCTCTATGGCCTTTACATAGCGATTGAAGACACCGTTCCACGGGCTTACATGGCAGACCTCTCCAAGGACTACGAGAAGGGCACGATAATAGGGGCGTATCACACCGTCTTTGGCCTCTTCGTGCTTCCCGCGTCAGTGATAGCCGGTTACCTGTGGAAGACGTACTCCCTAACTTACAGCTTCCTCTTTTCCTCGGCGATGAACCTTCTGGCGCTTGTCCTCATGTTCTTCATCCGCGAGCGCTAA
- a CDS encoding AI-2E family transporter has translation MKVETAVWATVIAVVLYVSWRVTEPFLEPLFFGFILAYAFYPLHRKMRGFVGNRESAVFISFTFLVLGGTLTLELAMMSLRLAASFAERVKDVLDWLLTLPLPADARAFILNIQSEATTRIADYVSNMAFSIPLYVIQLIVFFLAFYYGLAYSDQIARAIRELLPEKNKELGEEILTSVHKTLSALVRAWLLLNVAKGILMTLGYIIFSVSDIYTAVVAGFLTFAFSFVPLFEGWMIWLAAAIYFALNGMYLHAIGISVYGALLVSPMPDYTIRPMLVARDTELDETLVFIGMVGGTWAMGLKGIIIGPIVLNVLLVLIKEWKKLTESSHQPSSSPQGPSSRPQG, from the coding sequence ATGAAAGTCGAAACTGCAGTGTGGGCAACCGTCATTGCAGTCGTTCTGTACGTATCGTGGAGGGTTACTGAACCCTTTCTTGAGCCGCTTTTCTTCGGGTTTATCCTAGCATACGCTTTCTACCCACTCCATCGAAAGATGAGAGGGTTCGTAGGAAATAGGGAATCGGCGGTCTTCATTAGCTTCACGTTCCTGGTTCTCGGCGGGACTTTAACGCTCGAACTGGCAATGATGTCCCTAAGGCTTGCGGCATCCTTCGCGGAAAGGGTGAAGGATGTTCTCGACTGGCTTCTGACCCTTCCCCTTCCAGCTGATGCCAGAGCCTTTATCCTCAACATCCAAAGCGAAGCGACTACAAGGATAGCCGACTACGTCTCAAACATGGCGTTTTCAATACCCCTCTACGTAATACAGCTCATAGTGTTCTTTCTGGCCTTTTATTACGGACTCGCATATTCAGACCAAATAGCACGGGCTATCAGAGAGCTCCTGCCAGAGAAAAACAAGGAACTGGGCGAGGAGATTCTCACAAGCGTTCACAAAACCCTATCGGCCCTCGTCAGGGCGTGGCTCCTCCTGAACGTTGCGAAGGGCATTCTGATGACGCTCGGATACATAATCTTCAGTGTTTCAGACATCTACACCGCGGTAGTAGCCGGGTTCCTGACGTTCGCATTCTCGTTTGTGCCCCTCTTCGAGGGCTGGATGATATGGCTGGCGGCGGCCATCTACTTCGCCCTCAACGGGATGTACCTTCATGCCATCGGCATCTCGGTCTACGGCGCCCTTCTGGTCTCACCGATGCCGGATTACACCATAAGGCCCATGCTCGTCGCCAGGGACACTGAACTGGATGAAACGCTGGTCTTTATTGGGATGGTTGGTGGAACGTGGGCTATGGGTCTCAAAGGCATAATAATCGGCCCAATCGTGCTGAACGTCCTGCTCGTTCTGATAAAGGAGTGGAAAAAGCTCACAGAATCTTCACACCAGCCTTCCTCATCTCCTCAAGGGCCTTCTTCTCGTCCTCAGGGTTGA
- a CDS encoding DUF4152 family protein — MRIVAADTGGALLDDAYNPIGLIATAAVLVEKPYRTASLSRVKYADPFNYDMSGRQAIRDEAYLAVELAREVNPDVVHLDSTIGGIEVRKLDEPTIEALGITDRGKEVWKDLSKDLQPLAKKLWEETGIEVVAIGKWSVPVRIAEIYSGIYTAKWAIEYAREHGKAVVGLPRHMKVEIRPGKIYGESLDPREGGLFGEIEAETEGIGWELYPNPLVRRYMVLEVWKE; from the coding sequence ATGAGGATAGTGGCCGCTGACACTGGGGGTGCGCTTCTTGATGATGCTTATAACCCGATTGGGCTTATAGCGACGGCTGCAGTGCTCGTTGAAAAGCCCTACAGGACAGCTTCGCTGAGCAGGGTCAAGTACGCTGACCCGTTCAACTACGATATGAGCGGCAGGCAGGCCATCAGGGACGAGGCTTATCTGGCCGTTGAACTCGCCAGGGAAGTTAACCCAGATGTCGTGCACCTGGATTCCACCATTGGTGGAATAGAGGTCAGGAAGCTCGACGAACCCACGATAGAGGCGCTGGGCATAACTGACAGGGGCAAGGAAGTCTGGAAGGATCTCTCTAAAGACCTCCAGCCGCTGGCAAAGAAGCTTTGGGAAGAGACTGGGATTGAGGTAGTTGCCATAGGGAAGTGGAGCGTTCCGGTTAGGATAGCGGAGATATACTCCGGAATCTACACGGCCAAGTGGGCTATAGAGTACGCCAGAGAGCACGGAAAGGCCGTCGTTGGACTTCCGAGGCACATGAAGGTTGAGATAAGGCCAGGGAAAATATACGGCGAGAGCTTAGACCCAAGGGAGGGCGGCCTCTTCGGAGAGATCGAGGCAGAGACAGAGGGCATCGGCTGGGAGCTATATCCTAACCCGCTCGTGAGGAGGTATATGGTTCTTGAGGTGTGGAAGGAGTAG
- a CDS encoding PaaI family thioesterase → MEIRTHKLASESLLGKPVKVGPPEAEVVLKTTEEMAVDEYGLVHGGFTFGLADYAAMLAVNEPTVVLGKAEVRFLKPVRAGERLMAKARIREDLGRKKIVEAEVLNEKDEKVFEGTFHCYVLERHVLEKD, encoded by the coding sequence ATGGAGATACGCACGCATAAGCTCGCCTCCGAGAGTCTTCTCGGGAAGCCCGTGAAAGTTGGACCGCCCGAAGCGGAGGTAGTTCTGAAAACGACTGAGGAGATGGCCGTTGACGAATACGGACTCGTCCACGGAGGCTTCACCTTTGGTCTTGCAGATTATGCGGCTATGCTGGCCGTCAACGAGCCGACGGTCGTCCTAGGAAAAGCGGAAGTGAGGTTCCTCAAGCCCGTGAGGGCAGGGGAGAGACTTATGGCTAAGGCCAGAATAAGGGAAGACCTAGGAAGGAAGAAGATAGTGGAAGCTGAAGTGTTAAACGAAAAAGACGAGAAGGTGTTCGAGGGAACTTTCCACTGCTACGTTCTGGAAAGGCACGTGCTCGAGAAGGATTAA
- a CDS encoding nicotinamidase has translation MPKEALIVVDMQRDFMPGGALPVPDGDSIIPRCNEYIRRFKEKGALIVATKDWHPPNHISFKERGGPWPAHCVQNTPGAEFVVDLPEDAVIISKATEPDKEAYSGFEGTNLAEILKENGVEKIYVCGVATEYCVKATALDAVKHGFEVYLLSDAVKGINPEDEKKALEEMRKAGVKIL, from the coding sequence ATGCCGAAGGAGGCCCTCATAGTTGTTGATATGCAGCGGGACTTCATGCCGGGAGGGGCACTTCCAGTACCCGATGGGGATTCCATTATCCCTCGGTGCAACGAGTACATCAGGAGGTTCAAGGAGAAGGGTGCCCTTATTGTGGCAACGAAGGACTGGCACCCACCGAACCACATCAGCTTTAAGGAGAGGGGCGGGCCGTGGCCGGCTCACTGCGTCCAGAACACACCGGGGGCGGAGTTTGTTGTTGACTTGCCCGAGGACGCCGTGATAATCTCGAAGGCGACTGAACCCGACAAGGAGGCCTACTCGGGCTTTGAGGGAACTAATCTGGCTGAGATTCTCAAAGAGAACGGCGTTGAGAAGATCTACGTCTGCGGTGTTGCCACTGAGTACTGTGTGAAGGCGACCGCCCTCGACGCTGTCAAGCACGGCTTTGAAGTTTACCTCCTGAGCGACGCCGTTAAGGGCATCAACCCTGAGGACGAGAAGAAGGCCCTTGAGGAGATGAGGAAGGCTGGTGTGAAGATTCTGTGA